A single window of Nicotiana sylvestris chromosome 5, ASM39365v2, whole genome shotgun sequence DNA harbors:
- the LOC104238599 gene encoding cell wall protein RBR3-like, with protein MSQTTNDIDMPDTNVSSITNPTNQLVKVAMQNNIHNDPTTPIKNHSTTNNTTLPSGQISNNPSINHNLKKDLSSRSAYPQRPKHASQMAMTEEHPSQMAKNPAHAKDLGTQPINSTLGDSNDIQKISPIITLSTNPSLIPNSSSPMPDLELLSNLNTDHNANITIIPKEETKTSPNSSTNQNHHGKPLTSPTSTSKPSNNLCSTTSSSRLSTCIMDGDGSDGPYMLIQCPDKWPGLDYHPPQHSVSSPVSDRRHKVGHEQLPQSSMAQQHPSTLSTISEPPAGSCNEEPVEPSSTFQSNLSSKCFNGHAILHARESVSTKPYFSSMGTTSTNPGASDTTTTSLPTPQSSAYARTSRGRNGRGRGTPKPTLRKSPRNLKSRRSKSVSLFREAREEACSQLPSSIIQMIDGHKTSTGSNCRQSSHDPSSIIKGEPSSRGREGEWESNEPKL; from the coding sequence ATGTCACAAACTACCAATGATATTGATATGCCGGACACAAATGTGTCTTCTATTACAAATCCTACAAATCAATTAGTTAAGGTGGCCATGCAAAATAACATCCATAATGACCCTACTACCCCTATTAAAAATCACAGCACTACTAATAATACTACCCTTCCTAGTGGGCAAATTAGTAACAATCCGTCCATTAACCACAATCTCAAGAAAGATCTTTCATCAAGATCTGCTTATCCACAAAGGCCTAAGCATGCTAGCCAAATGGCAATGACAGAAGAACATCCAAGCCAAATGGCTAAAAATCCAGCACACGCAAAGGATTTGGGAACTCAGCCTATAAACTCCACCCTTGGGGACTCAAACGATATACAAAAGATATCCCCAATCATTACCCTATCAACCAATCCATCCCTTATACCTAATAGCTCCTCCCCCATGCCTGATTTAGAATTATTAAGTAACCTAAACACTGATCATAATGCCAACATTACCATCATCCCTAAGGAGGAGACAAAGACTTCTCCAAATTCTTCGACAAACCAGAATCACCATGGAAAACCTCTCACCTCTCCAACCTCAACTAGTAAACCCTCGAATAATTTATGTTCAACCACCTCAAGCTCAAGACTATCAACCTGTATCATGGATGGAGATGGATCTGATGGGCCATACATGCTCATTCAATGTCCAGATAAATGGCCAGGACTCGATTATCATCCTCCACAACACTCAGTATCTAGCCCAGTTAGTGACAGAAGGCATAAGGTTGGCCATGAACAACTACCTCAATCAAGCATGGCTCAACAACATCCTTCAACCCTTAGCACCATCAGTGAACCCCCAGCTGGTTCATGCAATGAGGAACCAGTGGAACCTTCCTCGACATTTCAATCCAATCTATCCTCAAAATGTTTTAATGGACATGCCATTCTTCATGCCAGAGAATCTGTCTCAACTAAACCCTATTTTTCTTCCATGGGAACAACCTCAACCAATCCAGGAGCCTCAGATACCACAACAACCTCCCTCCCCACCCCACAATCAAGTGCCTATGCCAGAACCAGTAGAGGCAGaaatggaagaggaagaggaaccCCTAAACCTACTCTTAGAAAGAGTCCTAGAAATCTCAAGTCTCGACGGAGTAAAAGTGTTTCTCTTTTCAGAGAGGCAAGAGAAGAGGCATGTTCTCAGCTGCCCTCTAGCATTATACAAATGATCGATGGACATAAGACCTCCACAGGATCCAACTGTAGGCAATCGAGCCATGATCCTAGTTCCATCATTAAGGGGGAACCCAGTTCTAGGGGACGTGAAGGAGAATGGGAATCCAACGAACCAAAACTTTAA
- the LOC138869051 gene encoding uncharacterized protein gives MDSEDQVVDQPTLTTSKGIKFITLSDEEKVRIYEPWKNSIIVKLVGKRMLHYYLKRKIQELWKPTEDFQLIDLGVHYYIIKFKKKENMDKVMYQGPWFINEHFLSITRWKPNFVATQEKVANSAVWIRLPQLPTKFYDGNFLEKIGNAIGRLLKIDICTSTTLRGRYARLCVELPLEVPVQPFIYVVHHKQAIHYEGENFLCKNCGRLGHIAQKCSFIIQKNRDGKNEDTKQGIINNYK, from the coding sequence ATGGACTCGGAAGATCAAGTAGTTGATCAACCAACCTTAACGACCTCAAAGGGCATCAAATTCATAACACTCTCTGATGAGGAGAAGGTAAGAATCTATGAGCCATGGAAAAATTCTATCATAGTAAAGCTAGTGGGAAAGCGTATGTTACACTACTATCTAAAGAGAAAAATTCAAGAACTATGGAAACCAACTGAAGATTTCCAGTTGATTGACCTTGGAGTACACTACTACATAATCAAattcaagaaaaaggaaaatatggACAAGGTAATGTATCAAGGCCCTTGGTTCATTAATGAACATTTTCTCTCTATTACTAGATGGAAACCAAACTTTGTTGCCACTCAAGAGAAAGTCGCAAACTCAGCAGTATGGATTAGACTTCCTCAATTACCTACAAAATTTTACGATGGCAATTTTCTGGAAAAAATTGGTAATGCAATTGGCCGGCTCCTAAAAATTGATATTTGCACATCAACAACTCTGAGAGGTCGTTATGCAAGATTATGTGTGGAATTACCATTGGAAGTTCCAGTTCAACCATTCATCTATGTTGTCCACCACAAACAAGCAATACACTACGAAGGTgaaaattttctttgtaaaaACTGTGGACGATTGGGGCACATAGCTCAAAAATGTTCCTTTATTATTCAGAAAAATAGAGATGGAAAAAATGAAGATACAAAGCAAGGAATTATCAACAATTACAAATAA